A window of Streptomyces sp. NBC_01224 genomic DNA:
AGCCGTGGCTCTTACCTTGACTTCCTCCGAGCGCCGCCGGTTGAAAACGATGGCCTACGGTCGCAAGACCGAATGTGCGTGCTGTGCTGTTCCCGCACCCGCGGGGATGGTCCCACCGCTCCGGCGCCGGAGAAGCAGCACGCCGCCTGTTCCCCGCACCCGCGGGGTGATTTCCGGTTCGCCGCCTCACCGGCGTGTCGGACAACACGAGAGTGTCGGTGTTCGACGACACGTGAAGTGTCAGTGAGTCGTGCGCCCTGGTTGGCCTGTGCGATCAGATCTGAGCGATGAGCGCGTAGCGTTCGTCGGCCACCGGTCCGCCCCAGAGGTCGGGGCTGCTGCTGAGGTCCTCGGTGCGCAACTCGGTGACGAGTGGGCGTACGACGGCTGCCAGTTCGTCGGCGCCGATGCCCTGGTGCCAGGGCAGGGTCTCGGCTCCCGCGACGTAGGGGACTCCAGCCTGTCCGGCCTCACGCCACCGGCCCTCGACCAGGACAAGCTTGCCGCCCGGGCGGATACGTGCAATCCACTCACGCAATGCGGCCTGCGGATTGGGCAGCGTCCACACCAGGTGCCGGGAGAGTAGGAGGTCGAACTGCTCGTCACCGGTGGGCGGCACCGCAGCGTCACCCACGAGGAATCGGGCCTGGAGACCGGCGGCCGTCAGCTTGGCGCGGGCCTGGTCGACCATCCGCGGTGCCAGGTCCACTCCCGTGACGCGGTGCCCGGCCTCGGCCAGTAGCTGTGAGATTGAGCCGGTACCGCAGCCGACGTCCAGCACATCCGCCGGGGTGGCCGGCGCCCAGGAGATCAGGCGCTCCTGCCAGGCGGCGCGGGTGACCTCTTCGCGCAGGCCGTGGTCGGGCTCGTCGTCAAAATCGAGGGCAGCGTCGTTCCAGTAGGCGGTGATGGCGGCAGGGTTCGTCATGGTGGCAATCTTGGCATCCTCCACTGACAGAGTCCCGGGGCCATGGGGTTGAGCTGACGGTTCCATGTCCCCTCATGCTGCTGACCACTCGATGGACGGAGATGGCAGCGGCAACTGGTTGTGCGCGGGTGGTAGTAGGACTCAGGTCGCGTGGTGGCCGGACGAGTCGAGGAGCGTTATCTCCTCATCCGTCAGCTGCAGTGCGCCTGCCGCCAGATTGTCGACCAGGTGGTCCGGGTTGCCCGTGCCCGGGATGGCCAGCACATGTTCGCCCTGTTGCAGCGTCCATGCCAGGCGGACCTGCGCGGGCGATGCGCCGTGTGCGCGGGCGACGG
This region includes:
- a CDS encoding class I SAM-dependent methyltransferase, whose translation is MTNPAAITAYWNDAALDFDDEPDHGLREEVTRAAWQERLISWAPATPADVLDVGCGTGSISQLLAEAGHRVTGVDLAPRMVDQARAKLTAAGLQARFLVGDAAVPPTGDEQFDLLLSRHLVWTLPNPQAALREWIARIRPGGKLVLVEGRWREAGQAGVPYVAGAETLPWHQGIGADELAAVVRPLVTELRTEDLSSSPDLWGGPVADERYALIAQI